The Branchiostoma floridae strain S238N-H82 chromosome 10, Bfl_VNyyK, whole genome shotgun sequence genome has a segment encoding these proteins:
- the LOC118425186 gene encoding leucine-rich repeat-containing protein 15-like: MKRVLTDAFINTTVLSSLYLRNNELRSVVPGSFVNLPSLSSLFMENNKLTSLLSGTFADLPALANLYLQNNHIISIENETFPAQIRHLDLSNNKYFDFRHDNPFTNLTQLRTLQLSGNDITDVPDTALQGLQSLTTLSVLLFIN; the protein is encoded by the exons ATGAAACGTGTACTTACTGATGCCTTTATAAATACAACAGTCCTCTCCAGCCT ATATCTAAGGAACAATGAACTGAGATCCGTGGTTCCAGGGTCCTTTGTAAACCTCCCTTCCCTCTCTTCCCT CTTCATGGAGAATAACAAGCTGACATCACTCCTGTCTGGAACCTTTGCGGACCTCCCGGCACTGGCCAACCT ATATCTTCAAAATAACCACATCATCTCCATAGAGAACGAGACATTTCCTGCCCAAATTCGACATCT GGACCTCAGCAACAACAAGTACTTTGACTTCCGGCATGACAACCCTTTCACCAACCTGACGCAACTCAGGACTTTGCAACTGAGCGGAAATGACATCACCGATGTGCCAGACACAGCCTTGCAGGGCCTACAGAGTCTCACTACTTTGTCAGTTCTACTTTTCATCAATtga